A window from Theobroma cacao cultivar B97-61/B2 chromosome 3, Criollo_cocoa_genome_V2, whole genome shotgun sequence encodes these proteins:
- the LOC18606458 gene encoding F-box protein PP2-A12: MGANFSALFIDQDGLASASSSSVSLGDLPESCVASIIGYLDPPEICKLAKLNRAFRGASWADVVWESKLPPNYQILVDKILGFVPEKLGKRDIYTRLCRANTFDDGTKKVWLDKSTGGVCLLISSRGLRITGIDDRRYWNHIPTEESRFGSIAYLQQIWWFEVDGEVEFPFPAGTYSVFFRLQLGRASRRFGRQIRNSENVHGWDIKPVRFQLWTSDGQHATSQCTLSDPGEWFHYHVGDFNVDNSNSSMKIKLSMMQIDCTHTKGGLCLDSVVIYPSKFRERLKHKGFLKCA, encoded by the exons ATGGGTGCCAATTTCTCTGCTTtgttcatagaccaagatgGTTTAGCATCTGCTTCTTCGTCATCAGTCAGTTTGGGGGACTTACCAGAGAGCTGTGTGGCATCAATTATTGGGTATTTGGATCCTCCAGAGATATGTAAATTGGCAAAGTTGAACAGAGCATTTAGAGGTGCTTCTTGGGCTGATGTTGTTTGGGAATCGAAATTGCCACCCAATTACCAAATCCTTGTTGATAAAATTCTCGGCTTTGTGCCTGAAAAGTTGGGTAAAAGAGACATCTATACAAGACTTTGTAGAGCTAATACTTTCGACGATGGCACCAAG AAAGTATGGCTGGATAAGAGCACAGGTGGTGTTTGTTTGTTAATCTCTTCCAGGGGGCTACGTATAACCGGGATTGATGATCGAAGATATTGGAATCATATTCCTACTGAGGAATCTAG GTTCGGTTCCATTGCATATCTTCAGCAAATCTGGTGGTTTGAAGTTGATGGGGAGGTGGAATTTCCCTTTCCAGCAGGGACCTACAGCGTTTTCTTCAGACTGCAGTTGGGGCGTGCCTCTAGAAGGTTTGGTCGCCAAATCCGCAACTCTGAGAATGTCCATGGTTGGGATATAAAACCAGTAAGGTTTCAGCTATGGACTTCGGATGGTCAGCATGCCACATCTCAATGTACTTTGAGTGATCCAGGGGAATGGTTTCACTACCATGTGGGAGACTTCAATGTCGACAACTCTAATTCATCAATGAAGATTAAGTTATCTATGATGCAAATTGATTGCACGCATACAAAGGGTGGTCTCTGTTTAGACTCTGTGGTCATATACCCCAGTAAATTTAGGGAAAGGTTAAAGCACAAAGGATTTTTAAAGTGCGCTTAA